A window of Verrucomicrobiota bacterium contains these coding sequences:
- a CDS encoding GxxExxY protein, which yields MNTKLLFEEESYKIIGAGFEVYREKGCGFLEPVYQECMEIELRLQGIRFVAEKPLALEYKGCPLRSEYKPDFVCFDKIVLELKAVTELTDEHRAQVQNYLKATGLKLGLLLNFGHYPKAQVERIVAEKGRYDYGKTK from the coding sequence ATGAATACCAAACTGTTATTTGAGGAGGAATCGTACAAAATCATCGGCGCGGGCTTCGAGGTTTACCGCGAGAAAGGTTGTGGCTTTCTTGAGCCGGTTTATCAGGAGTGCATGGAGATCGAACTGCGATTACAAGGAATCCGTTTCGTTGCAGAGAAGCCGTTGGCGCTGGAATACAAAGGCTGTCCACTTCGCTCCGAGTACAAACCTGACTTCGTGTGCTTCGACAAAATTGTCTTGGAACTCAAGGCGGTGACGGAGCTGACGGACGAGCACCGCGCACAGGTGCAGAATTATCTCAAGGCGACGGGTTTGAAGCTCGGGTTGCTGCTGAACTTCGGACATTACCCCAAGGCGCAGGTTGAGCGGATCGTGGCCGAGAAAGGAAGATATGACTATGGGAAGACGAAGTAA
- a CDS encoding methyltransferase → MAHETHFKGWAKPGPIPPGLAAGVKVEPHETLDAISGNFRLFQLRDGHRFSTDDILAAWYATSWCPAARTALDLGSGIGTVGMICAWRLPGARFVTVEAQSESVALARKSARFNGLTDRYEIRLGDFRETSERGQPCPREPNATEEPADTAVRAPGQCVLRPDEKFELITGSPPYFPPEGGVKSEHPQRLACRFELRGTIADYCATAATHLASGGFFACVFPTEPAQLERIESGAKAAGLVIVRKRPVIFREGEPPLIALFGMMRADDLPEWFRGQTWEEPPLIIRTRDGGIHPEYSAVKLAIGFPP, encoded by the coding sequence GTGGCCCACGAAACTCACTTCAAAGGCTGGGCCAAGCCCGGCCCGATCCCGCCGGGGCTGGCCGCGGGCGTGAAAGTTGAACCGCACGAAACACTGGATGCGATCAGCGGAAATTTCCGCCTATTTCAACTGCGCGACGGCCATCGTTTTTCAACCGACGACATCCTGGCTGCGTGGTATGCCACGAGTTGGTGTCCCGCGGCGCGAACCGCACTCGATCTCGGCAGCGGCATCGGCACGGTGGGAATGATTTGCGCGTGGCGTTTGCCGGGCGCGCGTTTCGTCACCGTCGAGGCGCAAAGTGAAAGTGTGGCGCTCGCGCGAAAGTCCGCGCGTTTCAATGGACTCACCGACCGCTACGAAATCCGCCTCGGTGATTTCCGGGAAACCTCGGAGCGCGGACAGCCTTGTCCGCGCGAACCAAACGCCACCGAGGAGCCCGCGGACACGGCTGTCCGCGCTCCGGGACAATGCGTGCTGCGTCCTGACGAGAAATTCGAATTAATCACCGGCAGCCCGCCGTATTTTCCGCCCGAGGGCGGCGTGAAGAGTGAGCATCCACAGCGACTCGCCTGTCGCTTCGAGTTACGTGGAACGATCGCCGATTATTGCGCGACTGCCGCCACGCATCTTGCGTCAGGTGGTTTCTTCGCATGCGTGTTTCCGACTGAGCCAGCGCAACTGGAACGAATTGAATCCGGCGCAAAAGCAGCGGGCCTGGTCATCGTCCGCAAACGCCCGGTGATCTTCCGCGAAGGTGAACCGCCGCTCATCGCGTTGTTTGGCATGATGCGTGCCGATGATTTACCCGAATGGTTTCGCGGGCAGACCTGGGAAGAGCCTCCGCTCATCATCCGCACGCGCGACGGCGGGATTCACCCTGAGTATTCGGCGGTCAAACTGGCCATCGGCTTTCCGCCATAG
- a CDS encoding cation transporter, with translation MVVNTVLAAGKLAAGIIGHSHALIADAVESFADIFSSVIVWRGLVVAAAPADEDHPYGHGKAEPIAAAIVSTMLLFAAAGIALKSIEGIFEPPRGPQPFTLLVLVVVVIIKESMFRFVARESRAVDSSAVRTDAWHHRSDAITSLAAGIGITVALIGGEGFQAADDVAALVAAGIIAWNGSRLLRPALDELMDASPQKEVIEQIRRIAATIPGVERVEKCIVRKMGYHYFVDMHMEVDPQMTVQRAHGIAHEVKDQVRSQLPAVYDVLVHIEPSGQKYVAI, from the coding sequence CAACACCGTGTTGGCGGCAGGAAAATTGGCGGCGGGCATCATCGGCCATTCGCACGCGCTGATTGCCGATGCCGTCGAATCCTTCGCGGACATTTTCAGTTCCGTCATTGTCTGGCGGGGACTGGTGGTGGCGGCGGCACCCGCCGACGAAGATCATCCCTACGGCCACGGCAAAGCCGAACCGATTGCGGCGGCGATTGTATCCACGATGTTGTTGTTCGCCGCGGCGGGCATCGCGTTGAAATCAATTGAGGGAATTTTTGAACCCCCGCGCGGACCGCAGCCGTTCACCCTGCTGGTCCTGGTTGTCGTCGTCATCATCAAAGAATCCATGTTTCGGTTCGTTGCCCGCGAATCCCGCGCGGTGGACAGCTCCGCCGTGCGAACGGATGCGTGGCATCATCGCAGCGACGCCATCACTTCGCTGGCGGCAGGCATCGGCATCACGGTCGCGCTGATCGGCGGGGAGGGGTTTCAAGCGGCGGACGACGTGGCCGCTCTCGTCGCAGCGGGCATCATCGCGTGGAACGGCTCGCGGTTGTTGCGACCGGCGCTCGATGAGTTGATGGATGCCTCGCCGCAGAAGGAGGTCATCGAACAAATCAGAAGGATCGCCGCCACCATTCCCGGTGTGGAGCGCGTGGAGAAATGCATCGTGCGCAAGATGGGCTACCACTACTTCGTGGATATGCACATGGAGGTCGATCCGCAAATGACAGTCCAGCGGGCGCATGGCATCGCGCACGAGGTGAAAGACCAGGTGCGCAGTCAACTTCCGGCGGTTTACGACGTGCTCGTGCATATCGAGCCATCGGGGCAAAAGTATGTAGCCATCTGA